A region of Diospyros lotus cultivar Yz01 chromosome 3, ASM1463336v1, whole genome shotgun sequence DNA encodes the following proteins:
- the LOC127796938 gene encoding uncharacterized protein LOC127796938, whose translation MCPLRLILIFLSATLAGFLVLKNLKFQPQTPKEQSPNPPSESLSTSSRVRGAIVMAFWVCLDMASGRYLWRNLVSSPSLSSSPSQSSIKRCS comes from the exons ATGTGCCCTCTGAGACTGATTCTGATCTTCCTATCGGCTACGCTCGCAGGATTCCTCGTTCTAAAGAACCTCAAATTTCAACCCCAAACTCCCAAAGAGCAATCCCCCAACCCTCCCTCTGAATCGCTCTCAACTTCTTCTAGG GTCAGGGGAGCAATCGTGATGGCCTTTTGGGTCTGCTTGGACATGGCGAGCGGCCGCTATCTCTGGAGGAATTTGGTTTCATCTCCTTCTTTGTCATCATCACCATCACAATCATCTATTAAGCGATGCAGTTGA
- the LOC127798124 gene encoding uncharacterized protein LOC127798124 isoform X2, which yields MVTLTEKANSRAQTMPKPNQRSLRSAEVNAPEEPYAVRGASSRQSKLRKKVKLVTGRSKRPKDDGEILDSKKREFRGSNVTQIDTDNAVDVAYSDKKLYLKEKSRRGKVISKTRNGTIFEQKIDGDRGSRRINRDRKRKRAYADMDKSEEEMVQKNVEMPRKKVLSKKRTERRGDAAKEKNPARGKCHDFQQLEKEKVLKGAKKYSETESFDNNGHKKSRSRVNAVGKVEYVKISSVDGSSTRKDGRIKSDSRKQLEQNHDRRAAESLRKSAKKKVNNKKSLADELMESNDWPKKKKRVIRIDPHDISNKRLDDGHTKEEKEDTEKNKSTEISKNAQFRAIKPSPSILSFVEDNLLGRRRLIELRRAGYNTELSAPLDNIPSSTSSERERIEESVFRNKLSFFAAANVSSSFPPPDLPEIAFAGRSNVGKSSLLNALTRQWGVVRTSDKPGLTQTINFFKLGPKLCLVDLPGYGFAYAKEEVKEAWEDLVKEYVATRVGMKRVCLLIDTKWGIKPRDQELINLMERSQTKYQIVLTKTDLVFPIDVARQAMQIEESLKAKKSAVTPVMMVSSKSGAGIRSLRTVLTKIARFAKL from the exons ATGGTGACGCTGACAGAGAAAGCAAACAGCAGGGCACAAACCATGCCAAAACCGAATCAACGGAG TTTGCGTTCTGCTGAAGTGAATGCTCCGGAGGAACCATACGCAGTACG TGGAGCAAGCTCAAGGCAGAGTAAACTCCGTAAGAAAGTGAAACTTGTTACTGGAAGATCTAAGAGACCTAAGGATGATGGTGAAATCCTAGATTCAAAGAAGAGGGAGTTTCGAGGAAGTAATGTTACGCAAATTGATACGGACAATGCCGTTGATGTTGCTTATAGTGATAAAAAGTTGTACCTGAAAGAGAAGAGTAGAAGGGGGAAGGTAATATCGAAGACAAGAAATGGAACTATCTTCGAGCAGAAGATTGATGGTGATAGGGGGTCTAGAAGGATAAACAGGGATCGAAAAAGGAAGAGAGCCTATGCTGATATGGATAAAAGTGAGGAAGAAATGGTCCAGAAAAATGTGGAGATGCCCCGTAAAAAAGTTTTATCTAAGAAACGGACTGAGCGCAGGGGTGATGCCGCTAAAGAGAAGAACCCCGCGAGGGGGAAATGTCATGATTTTCAGCAACTTGAGAAGGAAAAGGTCCTAAAAGGAGCAAAGAAGTACAGTGAAACCGAGTCATTTGATAACAATGGCCACAAGAAATCAAGATCCAGAGTGAATGCTGTAGGTAAAGTGGAATATGTTAAAATCAGTAGTGTTGACGGTAGTTCAACAAGAAAAGATGGTAGAATCAAATCTGACTCAAGGAAACAATTGGAGCAGAATCATGACAGGCGTGCAGCTGAATCTCTTAGAAAGTCAGCAAAGAAAAAAGTTAATAACAAGAAAAGCCTTGCCGATGAATTGATGGAAAGTAATGATTGGCCTAAGAAAAAGAAGCGAGTAATCCGGATAGATCCTCATGACATTTCTAACAAGCGGCTAGATGATG GACATACcaaagaggagaaagaagatacagagaaaaataaaagcacTGAAATTTCAAAGAATGCTCAGTTCCGTGCAATAAAACCTAGCCCCTCTATCCTCTCTTTTGTAGAAGataat CTCTTGGGTCGGAGGCGCTTGATTGAATTACGCCGGGCAGGCTACAACACTGAACTTTCTGCCCCCTTGGACAATATCCCCTCCTCTACAAGCTCAGAAAGAGAACGAATTGAAGAATCG gtatttagaaataaattgagtttttttGCTGCTGCAAATGTTTCTTCGTCATTTCCTCCTCCTGATCTTCCTGAGATTGCTTTTGCAG GGAGGTCAAATGTTGGCAAATCATCTTTACTAAATGCTCTTACCAGGCAATGGGGTGTTGTGCGGACATCTGATAAGCCTGGGCTTACTCAG ACCATTAATTTTTTCAAGCTTGGACCGAAGCTCTGCTTGGTTGATTTGCCTGGATATGGCTTTGCTTATGCAAAAGAAGAAGTTAAAGAAGCTTGGGAGGACCTT GTGAAGGAATACGTAGCTACACGTGTTGGTATGAAGCGAGTTTGCCTTCTTATTGACACAAAATGGGGTATAAAGCCAAGGGACCAAGAGCTGATCAATTTGATGGAAAG GTCTCAAACTAAATACCAAATTGTACTGACCAAGACAGATTTAGTTTTTCCCATTGATGTGGCACGCCAGGCAATGCAAATTGAAGAG agcctcaaggcaaagaagtCTGCAGTTACACCTGTG ATGATGGTTAGTTCGAAGTCTGGAGCTGGCATCCGAAGTTTAAGAACAGTTCTAACTAAGATTGCTCGCTTTGCAAAACTCTGA
- the LOC127798124 gene encoding uncharacterized protein LOC127798124 isoform X1 has protein sequence MVTLTEKANSRAQTMPKPNQRSLRSAEVNAPEEPYAVRGASSRQSKLRKKVKLVTGRSKRPKDDGEILDSKKREFRGSNVTQIDTDNAVDVAYSDKKLYLKEKSRRGKVISKTRNGTIFEQKIDGDRGSRRINRDRKRKRAYADMDKSEEEMVQKNVEMPRKKVLSKKRTERRGDAAKEKNPARGKCHDFQQLEKEKVLKGAKKYSETESFDNNGHKKSRSRVNAVGKVEYVKISSVDGSSTRKDGRIKSDSRKQLEQNHDRRAAESLRKSAKKKVNNKKSLADELMESNDWPKKKKRVIRIDPHDISNKRLDDGIVTGHTKEEKEDTEKNKSTEISKNAQFRAIKPSPSILSFVEDNLLGRRRLIELRRAGYNTELSAPLDNIPSSTSSERERIEESVFRNKLSFFAAANVSSSFPPPDLPEIAFAGRSNVGKSSLLNALTRQWGVVRTSDKPGLTQTINFFKLGPKLCLVDLPGYGFAYAKEEVKEAWEDLVKEYVATRVGMKRVCLLIDTKWGIKPRDQELINLMERSQTKYQIVLTKTDLVFPIDVARQAMQIEESLKAKKSAVTPVMMVSSKSGAGIRSLRTVLTKIARFAKL, from the exons ATGGTGACGCTGACAGAGAAAGCAAACAGCAGGGCACAAACCATGCCAAAACCGAATCAACGGAG TTTGCGTTCTGCTGAAGTGAATGCTCCGGAGGAACCATACGCAGTACG TGGAGCAAGCTCAAGGCAGAGTAAACTCCGTAAGAAAGTGAAACTTGTTACTGGAAGATCTAAGAGACCTAAGGATGATGGTGAAATCCTAGATTCAAAGAAGAGGGAGTTTCGAGGAAGTAATGTTACGCAAATTGATACGGACAATGCCGTTGATGTTGCTTATAGTGATAAAAAGTTGTACCTGAAAGAGAAGAGTAGAAGGGGGAAGGTAATATCGAAGACAAGAAATGGAACTATCTTCGAGCAGAAGATTGATGGTGATAGGGGGTCTAGAAGGATAAACAGGGATCGAAAAAGGAAGAGAGCCTATGCTGATATGGATAAAAGTGAGGAAGAAATGGTCCAGAAAAATGTGGAGATGCCCCGTAAAAAAGTTTTATCTAAGAAACGGACTGAGCGCAGGGGTGATGCCGCTAAAGAGAAGAACCCCGCGAGGGGGAAATGTCATGATTTTCAGCAACTTGAGAAGGAAAAGGTCCTAAAAGGAGCAAAGAAGTACAGTGAAACCGAGTCATTTGATAACAATGGCCACAAGAAATCAAGATCCAGAGTGAATGCTGTAGGTAAAGTGGAATATGTTAAAATCAGTAGTGTTGACGGTAGTTCAACAAGAAAAGATGGTAGAATCAAATCTGACTCAAGGAAACAATTGGAGCAGAATCATGACAGGCGTGCAGCTGAATCTCTTAGAAAGTCAGCAAAGAAAAAAGTTAATAACAAGAAAAGCCTTGCCGATGAATTGATGGAAAGTAATGATTGGCCTAAGAAAAAGAAGCGAGTAATCCGGATAGATCCTCATGACATTTCTAACAAGCGGCTAGATGATGGTATAGTCactg GACATACcaaagaggagaaagaagatacagagaaaaataaaagcacTGAAATTTCAAAGAATGCTCAGTTCCGTGCAATAAAACCTAGCCCCTCTATCCTCTCTTTTGTAGAAGataat CTCTTGGGTCGGAGGCGCTTGATTGAATTACGCCGGGCAGGCTACAACACTGAACTTTCTGCCCCCTTGGACAATATCCCCTCCTCTACAAGCTCAGAAAGAGAACGAATTGAAGAATCG gtatttagaaataaattgagtttttttGCTGCTGCAAATGTTTCTTCGTCATTTCCTCCTCCTGATCTTCCTGAGATTGCTTTTGCAG GGAGGTCAAATGTTGGCAAATCATCTTTACTAAATGCTCTTACCAGGCAATGGGGTGTTGTGCGGACATCTGATAAGCCTGGGCTTACTCAG ACCATTAATTTTTTCAAGCTTGGACCGAAGCTCTGCTTGGTTGATTTGCCTGGATATGGCTTTGCTTATGCAAAAGAAGAAGTTAAAGAAGCTTGGGAGGACCTT GTGAAGGAATACGTAGCTACACGTGTTGGTATGAAGCGAGTTTGCCTTCTTATTGACACAAAATGGGGTATAAAGCCAAGGGACCAAGAGCTGATCAATTTGATGGAAAG GTCTCAAACTAAATACCAAATTGTACTGACCAAGACAGATTTAGTTTTTCCCATTGATGTGGCACGCCAGGCAATGCAAATTGAAGAG agcctcaaggcaaagaagtCTGCAGTTACACCTGTG ATGATGGTTAGTTCGAAGTCTGGAGCTGGCATCCGAAGTTTAAGAACAGTTCTAACTAAGATTGCTCGCTTTGCAAAACTCTGA
- the LOC127798124 gene encoding uncharacterized protein LOC127798124 isoform X3, with protein MLRRNHTHGASSRQSKLRKKVKLVTGRSKRPKDDGEILDSKKREFRGSNVTQIDTDNAVDVAYSDKKLYLKEKSRRGKVISKTRNGTIFEQKIDGDRGSRRINRDRKRKRAYADMDKSEEEMVQKNVEMPRKKVLSKKRTERRGDAAKEKNPARGKCHDFQQLEKEKVLKGAKKYSETESFDNNGHKKSRSRVNAVGKVEYVKISSVDGSSTRKDGRIKSDSRKQLEQNHDRRAAESLRKSAKKKVNNKKSLADELMESNDWPKKKKRVIRIDPHDISNKRLDDGIVTGHTKEEKEDTEKNKSTEISKNAQFRAIKPSPSILSFVEDNLLGRRRLIELRRAGYNTELSAPLDNIPSSTSSERERIEESVFRNKLSFFAAANVSSSFPPPDLPEIAFAGRSNVGKSSLLNALTRQWGVVRTSDKPGLTQTINFFKLGPKLCLVDLPGYGFAYAKEEVKEAWEDLVKEYVATRVGMKRVCLLIDTKWGIKPRDQELINLMERSQTKYQIVLTKTDLVFPIDVARQAMQIEESLKAKKSAVTPVMMVSSKSGAGIRSLRTVLTKIARFAKL; from the exons ATGCTCCGGAGGAACCATACGCA TGGAGCAAGCTCAAGGCAGAGTAAACTCCGTAAGAAAGTGAAACTTGTTACTGGAAGATCTAAGAGACCTAAGGATGATGGTGAAATCCTAGATTCAAAGAAGAGGGAGTTTCGAGGAAGTAATGTTACGCAAATTGATACGGACAATGCCGTTGATGTTGCTTATAGTGATAAAAAGTTGTACCTGAAAGAGAAGAGTAGAAGGGGGAAGGTAATATCGAAGACAAGAAATGGAACTATCTTCGAGCAGAAGATTGATGGTGATAGGGGGTCTAGAAGGATAAACAGGGATCGAAAAAGGAAGAGAGCCTATGCTGATATGGATAAAAGTGAGGAAGAAATGGTCCAGAAAAATGTGGAGATGCCCCGTAAAAAAGTTTTATCTAAGAAACGGACTGAGCGCAGGGGTGATGCCGCTAAAGAGAAGAACCCCGCGAGGGGGAAATGTCATGATTTTCAGCAACTTGAGAAGGAAAAGGTCCTAAAAGGAGCAAAGAAGTACAGTGAAACCGAGTCATTTGATAACAATGGCCACAAGAAATCAAGATCCAGAGTGAATGCTGTAGGTAAAGTGGAATATGTTAAAATCAGTAGTGTTGACGGTAGTTCAACAAGAAAAGATGGTAGAATCAAATCTGACTCAAGGAAACAATTGGAGCAGAATCATGACAGGCGTGCAGCTGAATCTCTTAGAAAGTCAGCAAAGAAAAAAGTTAATAACAAGAAAAGCCTTGCCGATGAATTGATGGAAAGTAATGATTGGCCTAAGAAAAAGAAGCGAGTAATCCGGATAGATCCTCATGACATTTCTAACAAGCGGCTAGATGATGGTATAGTCactg GACATACcaaagaggagaaagaagatacagagaaaaataaaagcacTGAAATTTCAAAGAATGCTCAGTTCCGTGCAATAAAACCTAGCCCCTCTATCCTCTCTTTTGTAGAAGataat CTCTTGGGTCGGAGGCGCTTGATTGAATTACGCCGGGCAGGCTACAACACTGAACTTTCTGCCCCCTTGGACAATATCCCCTCCTCTACAAGCTCAGAAAGAGAACGAATTGAAGAATCG gtatttagaaataaattgagtttttttGCTGCTGCAAATGTTTCTTCGTCATTTCCTCCTCCTGATCTTCCTGAGATTGCTTTTGCAG GGAGGTCAAATGTTGGCAAATCATCTTTACTAAATGCTCTTACCAGGCAATGGGGTGTTGTGCGGACATCTGATAAGCCTGGGCTTACTCAG ACCATTAATTTTTTCAAGCTTGGACCGAAGCTCTGCTTGGTTGATTTGCCTGGATATGGCTTTGCTTATGCAAAAGAAGAAGTTAAAGAAGCTTGGGAGGACCTT GTGAAGGAATACGTAGCTACACGTGTTGGTATGAAGCGAGTTTGCCTTCTTATTGACACAAAATGGGGTATAAAGCCAAGGGACCAAGAGCTGATCAATTTGATGGAAAG GTCTCAAACTAAATACCAAATTGTACTGACCAAGACAGATTTAGTTTTTCCCATTGATGTGGCACGCCAGGCAATGCAAATTGAAGAG agcctcaaggcaaagaagtCTGCAGTTACACCTGTG ATGATGGTTAGTTCGAAGTCTGGAGCTGGCATCCGAAGTTTAAGAACAGTTCTAACTAAGATTGCTCGCTTTGCAAAACTCTGA
- the LOC127796940 gene encoding pectinesterase 1-like: MTGKSSSWKLIAKATILAIIVVAATLPCAISGDGALVPATKAAVKDWFQQNVQPAVSRKDLDPDLVEAEKDEPKIIKVRQDGSGDFKTITEALKSIPQGNKKRVVVHIGGGTYNEKVTVDRTKPFVTFYGSPNDIPTIVFSGTALKYGTVDSASMIVFADYFIGANLIISNSAPRPDGIMKGAQAVALRVGGDKSAFYNCRILGFQDTLLDDKGRHFFKDCYVEGTVDFIFGDAKSIYLDSEIHVIHGDQEAMITAHARKGTDEDAGYVFLHCTITGKGGHAYLGRAWFPYSTVIFAYTEMSDAVRSEGWSNDKHPDYEKTLVYGEYKNTGVGASPDGRVKFAKQLSDAEAKPYLSLGYIEASKWLLPPPSH, encoded by the exons atgacaGGAAAATCTTCATCTTGGAAGCTAATAGCTAAGGCAACCATTTTGGCAATCATTGTAGTTGCAGCAACACTCCCTTGTGCCATCTCTGGCGACGGAGCCCTAGTGCCCGCCACCAAGGCTGCTGTCAAGGATTGGTTTCAACAGAACGTTCAGCCCGCTGTTTCAAGAAAAGACTTGGACCCCGACCTTGTCGAGGCAGAGAAAGACGAGCCCAAGATAATCAAGGTCAGGCAAGATGGCTCTGGTGACTTCAAAACCATCACAGAGGCCTTGAAAAGCATTCCCCAAGGCAACAAAAAAAGAGTTGTTGTCCACATTGGTGGTGGAACGTATAATGAGAAAGTCACGGTTGACCGAACCAAGCCATTTGTCACGTTTTATGGGTCACCTAATGATATTCCTACCATAGTGTTTAGCGGCACAGCTCTCAAATATGGCACCGTCGACAGCGCTTCAATGATTGTGTTTGCTGATTACTTCATTGGTGCGAACCTTATCATTTCG AATTCAGCACCAAGGCCAGACGGAATTATGAAGGGTGCGCAGGCAGTGGCACTCAGAGTTGGGGGCGACAAGTCAGCATTTTATAACTGTAGAATTCTTGGATTTCAAGACACGCTTTTGGATGATAAGGGAAGACATTTCTTCAAGGATTGCTACGTTGAAGGCACTGTTGATTTCATCTTCGGCGATGCTAAATCTATTTATTTG GATTCGGAAATACATGTAATTCATGGCGACCAAGAAGCCATGATAACAGCACACGCAAGGAAAGGCACGGATGAGGATGCAGGCTACGTATTCCTCCACTGCACCATCACTGGCAAAGGTGGCCATGCCTACCTGGGCAGAGCTTGGTTCCCTTACTCCACTGTGATTTTTGCCTACACTGAAATGAGTGATGCGGTTAGATCTGAAGGATGGTCCAACGACAAACATCCAGACTATGAAAA GACGCTTGTATACGGAGAATACAAAAATACTGGTGTTGGAGCTAGTCCTGATGGTCGGGTTAAATTTGCCAAACAACTAAGTGATGCGGAAGCAAAGCCCTATCTCAGCCTTGGCTACATTGAGGCTTCCAAGTGGTTGCTTCCTCCTCCCAGCCACTAG